A genomic stretch from Flavobacterium humidisoli includes:
- a CDS encoding group III truncated hemoglobin, which produces MTALKDISTIEDIQQMVNSFYANVQKDDLIGPIFNDKLQDRWEPHLQKMYNFWQTILFDVRAYSGTPFPPHKQLPVDKKHFDRWIAIFNSTIDSQFAGPITEEAKMRATNMAFMFSHKIEYFRNAENEMRNAIKKS; this is translated from the coding sequence GACATTCAGCAAATGGTTAATAGCTTTTATGCTAATGTTCAAAAAGATGATTTAATTGGACCGATATTTAATGATAAACTACAAGATCGCTGGGAACCTCATCTGCAAAAAATGTACAATTTTTGGCAGACAATTCTGTTTGATGTTCGCGCTTATTCTGGAACTCCATTTCCGCCTCATAAACAATTACCAGTAGACAAAAAGCACTTTGACCGTTGGATTGCTATTTTTAATTCGACAATCGATTCTCAATTTGCGGGACCTATAACCGAAGAAGCCAAAATGCGCGCTACCAATATGGCATTTATGTTCAGTCATAAAATTGAATATTTTAGAAATGCTGAAAATGAAATGAGAAATGCGATAAAAAAATCTTAA